A stretch of the Paucidesulfovibrio longus DSM 6739 genome encodes the following:
- a CDS encoding tyrosine-type recombinase/integrase, whose translation MKLNALKVNSAKPQSKAFKLFDGGGLFLLVTPNGSKLWRLKYRLNGKEKLLALGAYPQLSLAAAREARDKARKLLAGGTDPSLAKKQERASQAETVADVAREWHEVNKSRWTPDHAGRIWRRLEKDLFPLIGNRPTADVSPAELLEAIRTIEKRGTAYTARRALQDIKRVFSYAVVTSRAQHNPATDLSVALKQPPVQHRAAATEVGPLRELLRAIEGYLGTHVVKCALRLLPHVFCRPGELRFMEWTELDLESPEPTWSIPAEKMKMRRKHIVPLSRQATAILKEVQPLTESGRYVFPCERTRAQPMSNNALNAALRRMGFSKEEVCAHGFRATAATLLAEMGYPSHLVEIQLSHADRNKVRAAYNHAEYLPERRKMMIRWSDFLDRVQEGGKVVPLFRAG comes from the coding sequence ATGAAACTCAATGCCCTCAAAGTGAACAGCGCCAAGCCGCAATCCAAAGCGTTTAAGCTCTTTGACGGCGGCGGCCTGTTTTTGCTGGTAACCCCCAACGGCTCCAAGCTTTGGCGACTGAAGTATCGGCTCAATGGTAAGGAAAAGCTCTTGGCTTTGGGCGCGTACCCTCAGCTATCCCTTGCTGCCGCCCGTGAGGCCCGCGACAAGGCCCGCAAGTTGTTGGCCGGGGGCACTGATCCAAGCCTTGCAAAAAAGCAAGAGAGGGCCAGCCAGGCCGAAACCGTTGCTGACGTTGCCCGCGAGTGGCACGAGGTAAACAAATCCCGCTGGACCCCGGACCATGCCGGGCGGATTTGGCGGAGGCTTGAAAAGGACCTCTTCCCCCTCATCGGAAACCGCCCTACTGCCGACGTTTCCCCCGCCGAACTCCTGGAAGCGATCCGCACCATCGAAAAACGTGGGACCGCCTACACGGCCCGCCGCGCCTTGCAAGACATCAAACGGGTGTTCTCCTATGCCGTGGTCACGTCACGCGCTCAACACAACCCGGCCACGGATTTGAGCGTGGCATTGAAACAACCGCCCGTGCAACACCGCGCCGCCGCAACGGAAGTCGGACCCTTGCGCGAACTTTTGCGGGCCATTGAAGGCTATCTGGGAACGCACGTCGTCAAATGCGCCTTGCGCCTTCTCCCTCACGTTTTCTGCCGCCCTGGGGAACTCCGGTTCATGGAATGGACTGAACTCGACCTGGAAAGCCCTGAACCAACCTGGAGCATCCCAGCCGAGAAAATGAAGATGCGCCGCAAGCATATAGTCCCGCTTTCCAGGCAAGCAACAGCGATTCTGAAAGAAGTCCAACCGTTAACGGAAAGCGGACGCTACGTATTCCCGTGCGAACGGACCCGCGCTCAGCCAATGAGTAACAACGCTCTTAATGCTGCTCTACGCCGCATGGGATTCAGCAAGGAAGAGGTTTGCGCACACGGGTTCCGCGCAACCGCCGCAACTCTATTGGCGGAAATGGGCTACCCCTCGCATCTTGTAGAAATTCAACTTTCCCACGCAGATCGGAACAAGGTCCGAGCCGCTTACAACCACGCCGAGTACTTGCCGGAACGGCGCAAGATGATGATCCGGTGGAGCGACTTTCTGGACAGGGTTCAGGAGGGCGGCAAGGTGGTTCCGCTGTTCAGGGCTGGATAA